One part of the Parambassis ranga chromosome 8, fParRan2.1, whole genome shotgun sequence genome encodes these proteins:
- the LOC114439656 gene encoding apoptosis regulator BAX-like, whose product MASHPGGDQGNSRDQILEVGTLLLKDFIYERVRQHGDNTVVTRAQLGGGELSDPNHKKLAQCLQQIGDELDGNVELQRMINDSSLSPTKDIFLRVAVEIFSDGKFNWGRVVALFYFACRLVIKALITQVPDIIRTIINWTIDYLRENVINWIREQGGWEGIRSYFGTPTWQTVGVFLAGVLTTVLVIRKM is encoded by the exons ATGGCATCGCACCCGGGAGGAGATCAAG ggAATTCCAGAGACCAGATCTTGGAAGTGGGCACACTTTTGTTAAAGGA TTTCATCTATGAGCGGGTGAGGCAGCATGGAGACAATACTGTAGTGACCAGGGCACAACTGGGTGGCGGAGAACTGTCTGACCCAAACCACAAGAAGCTTGCACAGTGCCTGCAGCAGATCGGAGATGAGCTGGATGGAAATGTAGAGCTCCAGAG GATGATAAATGACTCCTCTCTTAGTCCCACAAAGGACATTTTTCTGAGAGTTGCTGTTGAGATCTTCTCAGATGGAAAATTCAACTGGGGCCGAGTGGTCGCATTGTTCTACTTTGCCTGTCGACTTGTCATCAAA GCTCTTATAACCCAAGTCCCTGATATCATCAGAACCATTATCAACTGGACCATAGACTACCTCCGTGAAAATGTGATCAACTGGATCAGGGAGCAAGGCGGCTGG gaaggTATTCGTTCCTACTTCGGCACTCCCACTTGGCAGACGGTGGGAGTTTTCTTGGCAGGTGTTCTCACCACTGTTCTTGTCATTCGCAAGATGTGA